A window of Pseudomonas monteilii contains these coding sequences:
- a CDS encoding branched-chain alpha-keto acid dehydrogenase subunit E2: protein MGTHVIKMPDIGEGIAQVELVEWFVKVGDVIGEDQVVADVMTDKATVEIPSPVAGTVVALGGTPGEVMAVGSELIRIEVEGMGNATDTPRVDAAASVAPAPLETTPPASPPAPAQPAAAAPAPAHAAADATPAARQERVAEKPLASPAVRKRALEAGIELRYVHGSGPAGRILHEDLDGFLQRPATVAPGHAGPTPRTDSRQIPVIGLRRKIAERMQDAKRRVAHFSYVEEIDVTALEALRKHLNDTWGERRGKLTLLPLLVRALVVALRDFPQINATYDDQAQVITQHGAVHVGIATQGDNGLMVPVLRHAEAGGLWDNAAEIARLAQAARQGKASRDMLSGSTITLTSLGALGGIASTPVINMPEVAIVGVNRMVQRPVVIDGQIVVRTLMNLSSSFDHRVVDGMDAARFIQAVRGLLEQPACLFVE, encoded by the coding sequence ATGGGCACGCACGTCATCAAGATGCCGGACATCGGCGAAGGCATCGCTCAGGTCGAGCTGGTGGAATGGTTCGTCAAGGTCGGCGATGTGATCGGCGAGGACCAGGTGGTGGCCGACGTCATGACCGACAAGGCCACCGTGGAGATCCCGTCGCCCGTGGCGGGCACGGTGGTGGCCCTGGGCGGCACGCCCGGGGAAGTCATGGCGGTCGGCAGCGAACTGATCCGCATCGAAGTCGAGGGCATGGGCAATGCGACGGACACACCTCGCGTGGACGCCGCTGCCTCGGTAGCGCCTGCGCCCCTCGAGACCACGCCGCCTGCTTCCCCGCCTGCGCCTGCCCAACCGGCAGCCGCTGCACCGGCGCCGGCCCATGCAGCCGCCGACGCCACGCCTGCGGCGAGACAGGAGCGGGTCGCCGAGAAGCCACTCGCCTCGCCCGCCGTGCGCAAGCGCGCCCTGGAGGCCGGGATCGAACTGCGCTATGTGCACGGCAGCGGACCTGCCGGACGCATCCTGCATGAAGACCTCGACGGCTTCCTGCAACGCCCTGCCACGGTGGCGCCCGGTCATGCCGGTCCCACGCCGCGCACCGACAGCCGACAGATCCCGGTGATCGGGCTACGGCGCAAGATCGCCGAGCGCATGCAGGACGCCAAGCGCCGGGTCGCGCACTTCAGCTACGTCGAGGAAATCGACGTGACGGCGCTCGAGGCGCTGCGCAAGCACCTCAACGACACCTGGGGCGAACGCCGCGGCAAACTGACCCTCCTGCCGCTGCTGGTGCGCGCATTGGTCGTGGCCCTGCGCGACTTCCCGCAGATCAACGCCACCTACGACGACCAGGCCCAGGTGATCACCCAGCACGGTGCCGTGCACGTGGGCATCGCCACCCAGGGCGACAATGGCTTGATGGTGCCCGTGCTGCGCCATGCCGAAGCCGGCGGGCTGTGGGACAACGCCGCCGAGATCGCTCGCCTGGCCCAGGCGGCGCGCCAGGGCAAGGCCAGCCGCGACATGCTCTCCGGCTCCACCATCACTTTGACCAGCCTCGGCGCCCTGGGCGGCATCGCCAGCACGCCGGTGATCAACATGCCGGAGGTGGCCATCGTCGGCGTCAATCGCATGGTCCAGCGGCCCGTGGTGATCGACGGGCAGATCGTGGTGCGCACCCTGATGAACCTGTCCAGCTCCTTCGATCACCGCGTGGTCGACGGCATGGACGCCGCCCGCTTCATCCAGGCCGTGCGTGGCCTGCTCGAGCAACCTGCCTGCCTGTTCGTGGAGTGA
- a CDS encoding dihydrolipoamide dehydrogenase — translation MSDMLDTQLLILGGGPGGYVAAIRAAQLGIATVLVEGSALGGTCLNVGCIPSKALIHVAEQFHQTCRHAERAELGISVSTPHLDITRSVAWKDGIVDRLTTGVAALLKKHGVTVIQGWARLLDGKQVEVDGGRIRCEHLLLATGSTSVELPMLPLGGAVVSSTEALAPQTLPRHLIVVGAGYIGLELGIAYRKLGVAVSVVESRAQVLPAYDAELTQPVAEAARQLGIALYLGHTVEGHDPEQDRLRVRDPEGQLLELEGDRILVAVGRKPRTQGFGLEGLGLDMRGAAIAVDDRCQTSMRNVWAIGDVTGEPMLAHRAMAQGELVAELIAGQRRRFDPRAIPAVCFTDPEVVVVGLTPDQAGEHGLDCLTAQFPFAANGRAMTLESKRGFVRVVARRDNHLILGWQAVGVGVSELSTAFAQSLEMGARLEDVAGTIHAHPTLGEAVQEAALRALGHALHV, via the coding sequence ATGTCCGACATGCTCGATACTCAACTGCTGATCCTCGGCGGCGGCCCTGGCGGCTACGTGGCGGCGATTCGTGCCGCGCAGCTCGGCATCGCCACCGTCCTGGTCGAGGGCAGCGCGCTGGGCGGTACCTGCCTGAACGTGGGCTGCATCCCGTCCAAGGCCTTGATCCATGTGGCCGAACAGTTCCACCAGACCTGTCGGCATGCCGAGCGCGCCGAACTGGGCATCAGCGTGTCCACGCCGCATTTGGACATCACCCGCAGCGTGGCGTGGAAGGACGGCATCGTCGACCGCCTGACCACGGGGGTGGCGGCCCTGCTGAAAAAGCACGGCGTCACCGTCATCCAGGGCTGGGCGCGACTGCTCGACGGCAAACAGGTCGAGGTCGACGGGGGCCGCATCCGTTGCGAGCACCTGCTGCTGGCCACCGGGTCCACCAGCGTCGAGCTGCCGATGCTGCCCTTGGGCGGCGCCGTCGTGTCCTCCACCGAGGCCTTGGCACCGCAGACCTTGCCCCGCCACCTGATCGTGGTCGGCGCCGGTTACATCGGCCTGGAACTGGGCATCGCCTACCGCAAGCTCGGGGTCGCGGTCAGCGTGGTCGAGTCGCGCGCGCAGGTCTTGCCGGCCTACGATGCCGAGCTGACTCAACCGGTGGCCGAGGCCGCTCGGCAATTAGGCATCGCTCTGTACCTGGGACATACCGTGGAGGGGCATGACCCTGAGCAGGATCGTCTGCGGGTGCGTGATCCCGAGGGCCAGTTGCTCGAACTGGAAGGCGATCGCATCCTGGTGGCCGTTGGGCGCAAGCCCCGGACCCAGGGGTTCGGCCTCGAAGGACTGGGCCTGGACATGCGCGGCGCGGCCATCGCCGTGGACGATCGCTGCCAGACCAGCATGCGCAACGTCTGGGCGATCGGTGACGTGACCGGCGAACCCATGCTGGCGCACCGGGCCATGGCCCAGGGCGAGCTGGTGGCCGAGTTGATCGCCGGTCAGCGACGCCGCTTCGACCCGCGTGCCATTCCGGCGGTGTGCTTCACCGATCCGGAAGTGGTGGTGGTCGGCCTGACCCCGGACCAGGCCGGCGAGCACGGCCTGGACTGCCTGACGGCCCAGTTCCCGTTCGCCGCCAATGGCCGGGCGATGACCCTGGAATCCAAGCGCGGCTTCGTGCGGGTGGTGGCACGGCGCGACAATCACCTGATCCTGGGGTGGCAGGCGGTGGGGGTGGGGGTTTCCGAGCTGTCGACGGCGTTTGCGCAGTCCTTGGAGATGGGGGCACGGCTGGAGGATGTGGCGGGTACGATCCATGCGCACCCGACGCTGGGGGAAGCGGTGCAGGAGGCGGCGCTGAGGGCGTTGGGGCATGCGTTGCATGTGTGA
- a CDS encoding ribose-phosphate pyrophosphokinase — protein MLDPVIAASPGPSGKLIYLVGPSGSGKDSLIEAAEPHLARRGVRRARRVITRSAEAKGEQATGVSREAFDQHVREGAFALHWHANGLAYGIPAHIDTWLAQGQSVLVNGSRAHQPEAVRRYPDMITLQLQVSLEALRQRLEARGRESREDIEQRLARSTALQPLTAGAVYTLDNSGDLQDTVDALLALLKGLGITQGN, from the coding sequence ATGCTTGATCCTGTGATCGCCGCATCGCCTGGCCCGTCGGGAAAACTCATCTACTTGGTCGGTCCGTCCGGATCGGGGAAGGATTCGCTCATCGAAGCGGCCGAGCCCCACCTGGCGCGTAGGGGGGTGCGTCGTGCGCGGCGGGTGATCACGCGTTCTGCCGAAGCCAAGGGGGAGCAAGCCACGGGCGTCAGCCGCGAAGCATTCGATCAGCACGTTCGCGAAGGCGCGTTCGCCTTGCATTGGCATGCCAACGGTCTGGCGTATGGCATTCCCGCGCACATCGATACCTGGCTGGCGCAGGGGCAGAGCGTGCTGGTCAATGGTTCGCGTGCGCATCAGCCAGAGGCCGTACGGCGCTATCCGGACATGATCACGCTGCAGCTGCAGGTGTCGCTGGAGGCGTTACGGCAACGGCTCGAGGCAAGGGGGCGAGAATCGAGGGAGGACATCGAGCAGCGGTTGGCCCGCAGTACGGCATTGCAGCCTCTGACCGCAGGTGCTGTCTACACGTTGGACAATTCGGGTGATCTGCAGGACACGGTGGATGCACTGCTGGCGTTGCTGAAGGGCCTGGGTATCACGCAGGGAAATTGA
- a CDS encoding DNA-binding protein has protein sequence MRPMKQAIYSSRTADKFVVRLPDGMRERIAEVARNHHRSMNSEIIARLEQSLIQEGALGDELSMRLDSPELSLHERELLQRFRQLSHRQQNALVSLIAHDAEMAADAS, from the coding sequence ATGCGCCCAATGAAACAGGCTATCTACTCGAGCCGCACTGCAGACAAGTTTGTCGTACGCCTGCCAGACGGGATGCGCGAGCGCATTGCCGAGGTGGCGCGCAATCATCACCGCAGCATGAACTCGGAAATCATTGCCCGTCTTGAGCAGAGTCTCATTCAAGAGGGTGCCCTGGGTGACGAACTGAGCATGCGCCTGGACAGCCCCGAGCTTTCCCTGCACGAACGCGAGCTGCTGCAACGTTTCCGCCAGCTGTCCCACCGTCAACAGAACGCTCTGGTTTCGTTGATTGCCCATGACGCCGAAATGGCAGCCGACGCTTCCTGA
- a CDS encoding magnesium transporter has translation MTEVEVKKAQESLQDRLGQVVELLQRQRVVEDLTHRQEGHHQDRVEHLVHRQNLVELQRKLDDLHPADIAYILEALPLEDRLTVWQLVRSDRDGDILLEVSDAVRETLIADMDNHELLAAAREMDADELADLAAELPRDVVHELMETLDAQQRERVRSALSYEEDQVGALMDFEMVTIREDVSLEVVLRYLRRLKELPGHTDKLFVVDHDGILRGVLPIKRLLVTDPERQVSDVMASDPVSFVPDEDAYEAAQAFERYDLVSAPVVDKNGRLIGRLTIDEMVDLIREESESEVLNMAGLREEEDIFASVWRSLRNRWAWLAINLITAFVASRVIGLFEGSIEKLVALAALMPIVAGIGGNSGNQTITMIVRAMALDQVAPGNTRRLMRKELAVSLINGVVWGGVIGAVAFALYGSWSLGVVMTAAMTLNLLLAALMGVLIPMTLVRLGRDPAMGSSVMITAVTDSGGFFIFLGLATVFLL, from the coding sequence ATGACCGAAGTAGAAGTCAAGAAAGCGCAGGAAAGCCTGCAGGACCGTCTGGGCCAGGTGGTGGAGCTGCTGCAGCGCCAGCGCGTCGTCGAAGACCTGACCCATCGTCAGGAAGGTCATCACCAGGACCGGGTGGAGCACCTCGTCCACCGGCAGAACCTCGTCGAGTTGCAGCGCAAGCTCGATGACCTGCACCCCGCCGACATCGCCTACATCCTCGAAGCGCTGCCGCTGGAAGACCGTCTGACGGTCTGGCAGTTGGTGCGCTCGGACCGTGACGGCGACATCCTGCTCGAAGTGTCGGACGCAGTGCGTGAAACGCTGATCGCGGACATGGACAATCACGAGCTGCTGGCGGCGGCCCGTGAAATGGATGCCGACGAACTCGCTGACCTGGCCGCCGAGCTGCCGCGAGACGTCGTCCATGAGCTGATGGAAACCCTCGATGCGCAGCAGCGTGAGCGTGTTCGCTCGGCCCTGAGCTACGAGGAAGACCAGGTCGGCGCCCTGATGGACTTCGAGATGGTGACCATTCGCGAAGACGTCAGCCTCGAAGTGGTCCTGCGTTACCTGCGCCGTCTGAAAGAACTGCCCGGACACACCGACAAGCTGTTCGTCGTCGATCATGACGGCATCCTGCGCGGCGTGCTGCCGATCAAGCGCCTGTTGGTCACCGATCCCGAGCGCCAGGTCTCCGACGTCATGGCCAGCGATCCGGTCAGCTTCGTGCCGGACGAGGACGCCTACGAGGCCGCCCAGGCGTTCGAGCGCTATGACTTGGTGTCGGCGCCGGTCGTGGACAAGAACGGCCGCCTGATCGGCCGCTTGACCATCGACGAGATGGTCGACCTGATCCGTGAGGAAAGCGAGAGCGAAGTGCTCAACATGGCCGGTCTGCGCGAAGAGGAAGACATCTTCGCCTCGGTCTGGCGCTCGCTGCGCAACCGCTGGGCCTGGCTGGCCATCAACCTGATCACCGCCTTCGTCGCCTCCCGGGTCATCGGCCTGTTCGAAGGCTCGATCGAGAAGTTGGTCGCGCTGGCAGCGCTGATGCCGATCGTGGCTGGCATCGGTGGCAACTCGGGCAACCAGACCATCACCATGATCGTGCGCGCCATGGCGCTTGATCAGGTGGCGCCCGGCAACACCCGGCGCCTGATGCGCAAGGAGCTGGCGGTGTCCCTGATCAATGGCGTGGTCTGGGGTGGGGTGATTGGCGCAGTCGCCTTCGCGCTCTATGGCAGTTGGTCGCTGGGGGTGGTCATGACCGCCGCCATGACGCTCAACCTGCTCCTGGCGGCGCTCATGGGAGTATTGATTCCGATGACCCTGGTGCGCCTGGGGCGGGATCCGGCGATGGGCTCGAGCGTGATGATCACGGCGGTGACCGACAGCGGCGGGTTCTTCATCTTCCTGGGCTTGGCCACTGTCTTCCTGCTCTGA
- a CDS encoding carbon storage regulator, whose translation MLILTRRCAESLIIGDGEITVTVLGVKGNQVRLGVSAPKEVAVHREEIYLRIKNEKDEEPTL comes from the coding sequence ATGTTGATTTTGACTCGTCGGTGCGCCGAGAGCTTGATCATTGGCGATGGTGAGATCACCGTGACCGTCCTGGGTGTCAAAGGAAACCAGGTACGTCTCGGGGTCAGCGCACCCAAGGAAGTCGCCGTGCACCGTGAAGAAATCTACCTGAGAATCAAGAACGAGAAAGACGAAGAACCAACCCTTTAA
- a CDS encoding aspartate kinase, with amino-acid sequence MALIVQKFGGTSVGSIERIEQVADKVKKFRESGDDLVVVLSAMSGETNRLIELAKQVTEHPDPRELDVIVSTGEQVTIGLLAMALNKRGVAAVSYTGAQVRILTDSAHNKARILQIDDQKIRADLKAGRVVVVAGFQGVDEQGNITTLGRGGSDTTGVALAAALKADECQIYTDVDGVYTTDPRVVAQARRLEKITFEEMLEMASLGSKVLQIRSVEFAGKYNVPLRVLHSFKEGPGTLITIDEEESMEQPIISGIAFNRDEAKLTIRGVPDTPGVAFKILGPISASNIEVDMIVQNVSHDNTTDFTFTVHRNEYEKALSVLQNTAREIGARETTGDLKIAKVSIVGVGMRSHAGVASRMFEALAKESINIQMISTSEIKVSVVIEEKYLELAVRALHTAFELDAPSRQSE; translated from the coding sequence ATGGCGTTGATCGTACAGAAATTTGGCGGCACCTCTGTCGGATCCATCGAGCGGATCGAGCAGGTTGCCGACAAGGTCAAGAAATTCCGCGAGTCGGGCGACGACCTGGTGGTCGTGCTGTCGGCCATGAGCGGGGAAACCAACCGGCTGATCGAGCTGGCCAAGCAGGTCACCGAGCATCCGGACCCGCGCGAACTCGACGTGATCGTCTCGACCGGTGAACAGGTCACCATCGGCCTGCTGGCCATGGCGCTGAACAAGCGCGGCGTCGCGGCGGTGTCCTACACCGGCGCGCAGGTCCGCATCCTGACCGACAGCGCGCACAACAAGGCGCGCATCCTGCAAATCGATGACCAGAAGATTCGCGCCGACCTCAAGGCCGGTCGCGTGGTCGTGGTCGCCGGTTTCCAGGGTGTCGACGAGCAGGGCAACATCACCACGCTGGGGCGTGGCGGCTCGGACACCACTGGCGTGGCCCTGGCGGCGGCGCTGAAGGCCGACGAGTGCCAGATCTACACCGATGTCGATGGCGTCTACACCACCGACCCACGGGTCGTGGCGCAAGCACGCCGCCTGGAGAAGATCACCTTCGAAGAAATGCTGGAAATGGCCAGCCTGGGCTCGAAGGTCCTGCAGATCCGTTCGGTGGAGTTCGCCGGCAAGTACAATGTCCCGCTGCGCGTGCTGCACAGCTTCAAGGAGGGTCCGGGGACCCTCATCACCATCGATGAAGAGGAATCCATGGAACAGCCGATCATTTCCGGTATCGCCTTCAACCGCGATGAAGCCAAGCTGACCATTCGTGGCGTGCCGGACACTCCGGGCGTGGCGTTCAAGATCCTCGGCCCGATCAGCGCCTCGAACATCGAGGTGGACATGATCGTGCAAAATGTATCGCACGATAACACCACCGACTTCACCTTCACCGTACACCGCAACGAGTACGAGAAGGCCCTGTCGGTGCTGCAGAACACGGCGCGCGAGATCGGCGCACGCGAGACCACGGGCGACCTGAAGATCGCCAAGGTGTCCATCGTCGGCGTCGGCATGCGTTCGCACGCCGGGGTCGCCAGCCGCATGTTCGAAGCGCTGGCCAAGGAGAGCATCAACATCCAGATGATCTCCACCTCCGAGATCAAGGTGTCGGTGGTGATCGAGGAGAAGTACCTCGAGCTGGCGGTTCGCGCCCTGCACACGGCGTTCGAGCTGGACGCGCCGTCGCGACAGAGTGAGTGA
- a CDS encoding alanine--tRNA ligase, translating into MKSAEIREAFLRFFEEQGHTRVASSSLIPNNDPTLLFTNAGMNQFKDCFLGQEKRAYTRAVSSQKCVRAGGKHNDLENVGYTARHHTFFEMLGNFSFGDYFKRDAITFAWTFLTSEQWLGLPKDKLWVTVYATDDEAYDIWTQEIGVPAERMVRIGDNKGAPYASDNFWTMGDTGPCGPCTEIFYDHGADIWGGPPGSPEEDGDRYIEIWNNVFMQFNRTADGVLHPLPAPSVDTGMGLERISAVLQHVHSNYEIDLFQNLLAASAQAIGCQNEAQASLKVVADHIRSCGFLIADGVLPSNEGRGYVLRRIIRRACRHGNKLGAKGSFFYQIVAALVAEMGEAFPELKSQQAHIERVLKAEEEQFAKTLEQGLRILEQDLSQLQGDVVPGDVVFKLYDTYGFPMDLTADIARERSLTIDEAGFEQEMNAQRERARSASAFGMDYNSLVKVDVATEFLGYAATEGEARVVALYKDGAAVEHLGEGEQGVVVLDRTPFYAESGGQIGDMGYLQAGDVRFDVRDTTKTGGAFLHHGVVASGNLQVGTQVQTQVDADVQQATALNHSATHLLHAALRQVLGDHVQQKGSLVDSQRLRFDFSHFEAIKPEQLKALEDIVNREVRRNTPVLTEETDVETAKRRGAMALFGEKYGDTVRVLSMGGDFSVELCGGIHAKRTGDISVFKIVSESGVASGVRRIEAVTGAAALAWLNAAEEQVKEVAQLVKGNRDNLIDKLSAVLERNRQLEKQLEQLQAKAASAAGDDLSSAAQDVKGAKVLAARLDGQDGKALLALVDQLKNKLGHAVILLGSEHEGKVVLVAGVTKDLSSQLKAGELMKQAAAAVGGKGGGRPDMAQGGGVDVAALDQALALAVPFVEQGL; encoded by the coding sequence ATGAAAAGCGCAGAAATCCGTGAAGCCTTCCTTCGCTTCTTCGAAGAGCAAGGGCATACCCGCGTCGCCTCCAGTTCGCTGATTCCGAACAACGACCCCACCCTGCTGTTCACCAATGCCGGCATGAACCAGTTCAAGGACTGCTTCCTGGGCCAGGAAAAGCGCGCCTACACCCGCGCCGTGAGCAGCCAGAAGTGCGTGCGTGCCGGCGGCAAGCACAACGACCTGGAAAACGTCGGCTACACCGCGCGCCATCACACGTTCTTCGAGATGCTCGGCAACTTCAGCTTCGGTGACTACTTCAAGCGTGACGCGATCACCTTCGCCTGGACCTTCCTGACCTCGGAACAGTGGCTGGGCCTGCCCAAGGACAAGCTGTGGGTCACCGTCTACGCCACCGACGACGAGGCCTACGACATCTGGACCCAGGAGATCGGCGTGCCGGCCGAGCGCATGGTGCGCATCGGCGACAACAAGGGCGCGCCTTATGCGTCCGACAACTTCTGGACCATGGGCGACACCGGCCCGTGCGGCCCGTGCACCGAGATCTTCTACGATCACGGCGCCGACATCTGGGGCGGCCCACCCGGTTCGCCGGAAGAAGACGGTGACCGCTACATCGAGATCTGGAACAACGTCTTCATGCAGTTCAACCGCACCGCCGACGGCGTGCTGCACCCATTGCCCGCACCGTCGGTGGACACCGGCATGGGCCTGGAGCGCATCAGCGCCGTGCTGCAGCACGTGCACTCGAACTACGAGATCGACCTGTTCCAGAACCTGCTCGCCGCTTCTGCCCAGGCCATCGGCTGCCAGAACGAGGCCCAGGCCTCGCTCAAGGTCGTGGCCGACCATATCCGTTCCTGCGGCTTCCTGATCGCCGACGGTGTGCTGCCCTCCAACGAAGGCCGTGGCTACGTGCTGCGTCGCATCATTCGCCGGGCATGCCGCCACGGTAACAAGCTCGGTGCCAAGGGCAGCTTCTTCTACCAGATCGTCGCCGCGCTGGTGGCCGAGATGGGCGAGGCCTTCCCCGAACTCAAGAGCCAGCAGGCGCACATCGAACGCGTCCTGAAAGCCGAAGAGGAGCAGTTCGCCAAGACCCTGGAGCAGGGCCTGCGCATCCTCGAGCAGGACCTGAGCCAGCTGCAGGGCGACGTGGTACCGGGCGACGTGGTGTTCAAGCTGTACGACACCTATGGCTTCCCGATGGACCTGACCGCCGACATCGCGCGCGAGCGTAGCCTGACCATCGATGAAGCCGGCTTCGAGCAGGAAATGAACGCCCAGCGCGAACGCGCCCGTTCGGCCAGTGCCTTCGGCATGGACTACAACAGTCTGGTCAAGGTCGATGTGGCCACCGAGTTCCTGGGGTATGCCGCCACCGAAGGCGAGGCCCGTGTGGTCGCGCTGTACAAGGACGGTGCCGCGGTCGAGCACCTGGGCGAAGGCGAGCAGGGCGTGGTCGTGCTCGACCGCACGCCGTTCTATGCCGAGTCCGGTGGCCAGATCGGCGACATGGGCTATCTGCAGGCTGGCGACGTACGCTTCGACGTGCGTGACACCACCAAGACCGGTGGCGCTTTCCTGCACCACGGTGTGGTCGCCAGCGGCAACCTGCAGGTCGGCACCCAGGTCCAGACCCAGGTCGACGCCGACGTGCAGCAGGCCACCGCGCTGAACCACTCGGCCACCCACCTGCTGCACGCCGCGCTGCGCCAGGTGCTGGGCGATCACGTGCAGCAGAAAGGTTCGTTGGTCGATAGCCAGCGCCTGCGTTTCGACTTCAGCCACTTCGAGGCGATCAAGCCCGAGCAGCTCAAGGCACTGGAAGACATCGTCAACCGCGAAGTGCGTCGCAACACGCCGGTGCTCACTGAGGAAACCGACGTCGAGACCGCCAAGCGCCGTGGCGCCATGGCCCTGTTCGGCGAGAAGTACGGCGACACCGTGCGCGTGCTGAGCATGGGCGGCGACTTCTCGGTCGAGCTGTGCGGCGGTATCCACGCCAAGCGTACCGGTGACATCAGCGTCTTCAAGATCGTCAGCGAAAGCGGCGTCGCCTCGGGCGTGCGCCGGATCGAGGCGGTCACCGGCGCAGCTGCGCTGGCCTGGCTCAATGCGGCCGAAGAACAGGTCAAGGAAGTCGCGCAGCTGGTCAAGGGCAACCGCGACAACCTGATCGACAAGCTGTCGGCGGTGCTCGAACGCAACCGTCAGCTGGAAAAGCAACTGGAACAGCTGCAGGCCAAGGCCGCCAGCGCCGCAGGGGACGATCTCTCCAGTGCCGCGCAGGACGTCAAGGGTGCCAAGGTGCTGGCCGCACGCCTGGATGGGCAGGACGGCAAGGCCTTGCTGGCGCTCGTCGACCAGCTGAAGAACAAGCTCGGCCACGCAGTGATCCTGCTGGGCAGCGAGCATGAGGGCAAGGTCGTGCTGGTTGCCGGCGTGACCAAGGACCTCTCCAGCCAACTCAAGGCCGGTGAACTGATGAAGCAGGCCGCTGCGGCGGTAGGCGGCAAGGGCGGTGGTCGCCCGGACATGGCCCAGGGCGGTGGCGTCGACGTCGCGGCCCTCGACCAGGCCCTGGCGCTGGCCGTGCCTTTCGTCGAGCAAGGGCTTTGA
- a CDS encoding hemolysin-like protein, which yields MNPNPTYFISGRTSGYAQWKETFSAEQTLHRLLEYRDDKLDIYLEQVWNKDGQTPTRHHMVLESKTPGAIIDVTPYDCHLLAVINGRRFVLAPTPAQTLIINTVNGPTRINVADEVNTPVLIQTENGSSSIKTGGGITEVFTGKGDIDITVGQGLAFILSASDTCRIQGNVLIDNPHGSGIYARQRPGDARFEAPLAPSLATLAQHTFHIKGDARFVQAVENHLTFLRHTRCGQQLLTQLAKRSWIQVSETPHATRFDVSVSDPSEEDHHLQQDAQGQWTAGWPAEGGYLALNLTRSDSDNLPLLDFYRCLCEAYNAFTGTTIPGLATVDTYDYRAVEVAKAHLQAIGLETDVFYDFDQNPATAPTDTNPSPFTENALRVELGLPRRRYY from the coding sequence ATGAACCCCAACCCGACGTATTTCATTTCTGGAAGAACCAGCGGCTACGCCCAGTGGAAGGAAACCTTCAGCGCCGAGCAGACGCTGCATCGGCTGCTGGAATACCGCGACGACAAGCTGGACATCTACCTGGAGCAGGTCTGGAACAAGGACGGCCAGACACCCACCCGCCACCACATGGTGCTTGAAAGCAAGACGCCAGGCGCGATCATCGATGTCACCCCTTATGACTGCCACCTGCTGGCCGTGATCAACGGCAGGCGCTTCGTGCTGGCGCCCACCCCCGCGCAGACGCTCATCATCAACACCGTGAACGGCCCGACGCGCATCAACGTGGCGGACGAGGTGAACACGCCCGTGCTCATCCAGACCGAGAACGGTAGCAGCAGCATCAAGACCGGAGGCGGGATCACGGAAGTGTTCACCGGCAAGGGTGACATCGACATCACCGTGGGCCAGGGGCTCGCCTTCATCCTCAGCGCCTCGGACACGTGCCGCATCCAGGGCAACGTGCTGATCGACAACCCTCACGGCTCGGGTATCTATGCGCGCCAGCGTCCCGGCGACGCGCGTTTCGAAGCGCCGCTGGCACCGTCGCTGGCCACCCTCGCCCAACACACCTTCCACATCAAGGGCGATGCTCGCTTCGTCCAGGCCGTGGAAAACCACCTCACCTTCCTGCGCCATACCCGCTGTGGTCAGCAACTGTTGACCCAGTTGGCCAAGCGCTCCTGGATCCAGGTCAGCGAGACGCCCCATGCGACCCGGTTCGACGTCTCGGTGTCGGACCCTTCCGAAGAAGATCACCACCTGCAACAGGATGCGCAAGGGCAATGGACGGCAGGATGGCCCGCCGAGGGCGGCTACCTGGCGCTGAACCTGACGCGCTCGGACAGCGACAACCTGCCGCTGCTGGACTTCTATCGCTGCCTGTGCGAAGCCTACAATGCCTTCACCGGCACCACCATTCCGGGCCTGGCGACGGTGGACACCTATGACTACCGGGCGGTCGAGGTCGCCAAGGCACACCTGCAAGCGATTGGCCTGGAAACGGACGTGTTCTACGATTTCGACCAGAACCCTGCCACAGCGCCTACCGACACCAACCCTTCACCCTTCACCGAGAATGCGCTGCGCGTCGAACTGGGCCTTCCACGCCGCCGCTACTACTGA